A genomic window from Motacilla alba alba isolate MOTALB_02 chromosome 2, Motacilla_alba_V1.0_pri, whole genome shotgun sequence includes:
- the STEAP1 gene encoding metalloreductase STEAP1: MEKREGGNRTIDQNAGQNIMPRRNTGNLNYLNVDMQVANPSEAAALFDLHQAHHFGEFEHSSEQQCKQDLFPMWHLPMKIASVISLLTFIYTSMRDVIYPFINKKENVFYKIPILVINKVLPVTSITLLALVYLPGILAASFQLYFGTKYKRFPQWLDRWMLSRKQFGLLSFFFATLHACYSLCYPMRRSYRYKLLNWAFQQVKQKKENAWIEHDVWRMEIYVSLGILGLALLALLAITSIPSVSLSLTWREFHYIQSKMGYLALLLCTVHALVFAWNKWVDANQFIWYTPPSFMVAVFLPIVVLLCKCVLLLPCFRKRIRKIRSGWEAKTQANQTSITSRL, translated from the exons AATGTGGATATGCAGGTAGCCAATCCATCAGAAGCAGCTGCACTTTTTGATTTACATCAAGCACACCATTTTGGTGAGTTTGAACACTCTTCAGAACAGCAATGCAAGCAGGATCTGTTCCCTATGTGGCACTTGCCAATGAAGATAGCATCTGTGATCTCattattaacatttatttacaCTTCCATGAGAGATGTCATATATCCTTTtataaacaaaaaggaaaacgTTTTCTATAAAATTCCAATCCTTGTCATAAACAAAGTTTTACCAGTGACTTCAATTACCCTTTTAGCACTAGTGTATTTACCAGGAATACTAGCTGCTAGTTTCCAGCTGTACTTTGGCACGAAGTATAAGAGGTTTCCCCAGTGGCTGGATAGATGGATGTTATCAAGGAAACAATTTGGACTTCTCAGTTTCTTCTTCGCTACATTGCACGCCTGCTATAGCCTGTGCTATCCAATGAGAAGATCATACAGATACAAGCTGCTGAACTGGGCATTCCAGCAG gtcaaacaaaaaaaagaaaatgcctggATTGAACATGATGTTTGGAGAATGGAGATTTATGTGTCTCTAGGAATTCTGGGACTTGCTTTGCTGGCTCTGTTGGCAATAACATCAATTCCATCTGTCAGTCTCTCTTTGACCTGGCGAGAGTTCCACTACATTCAG agcaAGATGGGATATTTAGCCCTGCTGCTATGCACTGTTCATGCACTGGTGTTTGCTTGGAATAAGTGGGTTGATGCTAACCAATTCATCTGGTATACGCCACCTTCATTTATGGTTGCAGTTTTTCTTCCTATTGTAGTTCTGCTCTGTAAATGTGTACTGCTCCTCCCATGTTTTAGGAAGAGGATAAGAAAAATCAGAAGTGGTTGGGAAGCTAAGACACAAGCCAATCAAACCAGCATAACTTCCAGACTGTAG
- the STEAP2 gene encoding metalloreductase STEAP2 isoform X1 — MESISMMGSPKNLNETFLPNAANGIKDASKVTIGIIGSGDFAKSLTIRLIRCGYHVVVGSRNPKHAADFFPHVVDVTHHEDAVAKTNIIFVAIHREHYTSLWDLKHLLAGKILIDVSNNTRVDQYPDSNAEYLASLFPDSLIVKGFNVISAWSLQLGPKDASRQVYICSNNVQARHQVIELARQLSFIPIDLGALSSSREIENLPLRLFTLWKGPVLIAISLATFFFIYSFVRDVIHPYMRNQQSDFYKIPIEIVNKTLPIVAITLLSLVYLSGLIAAAYQLYYGTKYRRFPPWLDSWLQCRKQLGLLSFFFATVHVVYSLCLPMRRSERYLFLNMAYQQVHANIENSWNEEEVWRIEMYISFGIMSLGLLSLLAVTSIPSVNSALNWREFNFIQSTLGYIALLISTFHVLIYGWKRAFEEEYYRFYTPPNFVLALVLPSIVILGKIILLLPCVSRKLRRIRRGWEKSHVIEEVSGSVPHLSPERITVM, encoded by the exons ATGGAATCAATCTCTATGATGGGGAGTCCCAAGAACCTCAATGAAACTTTTCTACCAAATGCTGCCAATGGCATCAAGGATGCCAGTAAGGTCACAATAGGAATCATTGGAAGCGGAGACTTCGCTAAGTCATTGACAATCAGACTTATCAGATGTGGGTACCACGTGGTCGTAGGGAGCAGAAACCCTAAACACGCTGCTGACTTCTTTCCCCATGTGGTTGATGTCACTCACCATGAAGATGCAGTAGCTAAAACAAACATCATTTTTGTAGCCATACACAGAGAACATTACACCTCTTTATGGGATCTCAAACATTTACTTGCTGGTAAAATTCTGATTGATGTCAGCAATAATACAAGAGTAGACCAGTATCCAGACTCCAATGCAGAGTATTTGGCATCACTTTTTCCCGATTCCCTAATTGTCAAAGGATTCAATGTCATTTCAGCTTGGTCACTCCAGTTAGGACCAAAGGATGCCAGCAGACAG GTCTATATATGCAGTAACAATGTTCAGGCTCGCCATCAAGTTATTGAGCTTGCGCGTCAGCTCAGTTTCATTCCTATTGATTTGGGGGCATTGTCATCTTCAAGGGAGATTGAAAACCTACCTCTGCGACTGTTCACCCTGTGGAAGGGGCCTGTACTGATTGCCATTAGCCTggcaacatttttcttcatctatTCTTTTGTCAGAGATGTCATCCATCCGTACATGAGGAATCAGCAGAGTGACTTTTACAAGATTCCCATTGAGATTGTGAACAAGACCCTGCCAATTGTTGCTATCACTTTGCTTTCTCTAGTATATTTATCAGGACTTATTGCAGCTGCTTATCAGCTTTACTATGGCACTAAGTACCGGCGCTTTCCTCCTTGGCTGGACAGCTGGCTCCAGTGTCGAAAGCAGCTTGGACTGCTGAGTTTTTTCTTTGCAACAGTGCATGTGGTCTACAGCCTCTGCTTGCCCATGAGGAGATCAGAGCGGTACTTGTTCCTCAACATGGCATATCAACAG GTTCATGCAAATATTGAAAATTCTTGGAATGAGGAAGAAGTGTGGCGAATTGAAATGTATATCTCCTTTGGAATAATGAGTCTTGGATTGCTTTCCTTGCTGGCAGTAACTTCCATCCCTTCAGTAAACAGTGCCTTAAACTGGAGGGAGTTCAATTTTATTCAG TCTACACTTGGATACATTGCTCTGCTTATAAGTACTTTCCATGTACTGATTTATGGATGGAAGAGAGCTTTTGAAGAAGAGTATTACAGATTTTATACACCACCAAATTTTGTTCTTGCCCTTGTTCTGCCTTCCATTGTAATTCTAGGTAAGATCATCTTACTTTTGCCATGTGTAAGTAGGAAACTGAGGAGAATTCGAAGAGGATGGGAGAAAAGCCATGTTATAGAAGAAGTAAGTGGGTCTGTTCCACATCTCTCCCCAGAAAGGATAACTGTAATGTGA
- the STEAP2 gene encoding metalloreductase STEAP2 isoform X2, with protein sequence MESISMMGSPKNLNETFLPNAANGIKDASKVTIGIIGSGDFAKSLTIRLIRCGYHVVVGSRNPKHAADFFPHVVDVTHHEDAVAKTNIIFVAIHREHYTSLWDLKHLLAGKILIDVSNNTRVDQYPDSNAEYLASLFPDSLIVKGFNVISAWSLQLGPKDASRQVYICSNNVQARHQVIELARQLSFIPIDLGALSSSREIENLPLRLFTLWKGPVLIAISLATFFFIYSFVRDVIHPYMRNQQSDFYKIPIEIVNKTLPIVAITLLSLVYLSGLIAAAYQLYYGTKYRRFPPWLDSWLQCRKQLGLLSFFFATVHVVYSLCLPMRRSERYLFLNMAYQQVHANIENSWNEEEVWRIEMYISFGIMSLGLLSLLAVTSIPSVNSALNWREFNFIQSTLGYIALLISTFHVLIYGWKRAFEEEYYRFYTPPNFVLALVLPSIVILDMN encoded by the exons ATGGAATCAATCTCTATGATGGGGAGTCCCAAGAACCTCAATGAAACTTTTCTACCAAATGCTGCCAATGGCATCAAGGATGCCAGTAAGGTCACAATAGGAATCATTGGAAGCGGAGACTTCGCTAAGTCATTGACAATCAGACTTATCAGATGTGGGTACCACGTGGTCGTAGGGAGCAGAAACCCTAAACACGCTGCTGACTTCTTTCCCCATGTGGTTGATGTCACTCACCATGAAGATGCAGTAGCTAAAACAAACATCATTTTTGTAGCCATACACAGAGAACATTACACCTCTTTATGGGATCTCAAACATTTACTTGCTGGTAAAATTCTGATTGATGTCAGCAATAATACAAGAGTAGACCAGTATCCAGACTCCAATGCAGAGTATTTGGCATCACTTTTTCCCGATTCCCTAATTGTCAAAGGATTCAATGTCATTTCAGCTTGGTCACTCCAGTTAGGACCAAAGGATGCCAGCAGACAG GTCTATATATGCAGTAACAATGTTCAGGCTCGCCATCAAGTTATTGAGCTTGCGCGTCAGCTCAGTTTCATTCCTATTGATTTGGGGGCATTGTCATCTTCAAGGGAGATTGAAAACCTACCTCTGCGACTGTTCACCCTGTGGAAGGGGCCTGTACTGATTGCCATTAGCCTggcaacatttttcttcatctatTCTTTTGTCAGAGATGTCATCCATCCGTACATGAGGAATCAGCAGAGTGACTTTTACAAGATTCCCATTGAGATTGTGAACAAGACCCTGCCAATTGTTGCTATCACTTTGCTTTCTCTAGTATATTTATCAGGACTTATTGCAGCTGCTTATCAGCTTTACTATGGCACTAAGTACCGGCGCTTTCCTCCTTGGCTGGACAGCTGGCTCCAGTGTCGAAAGCAGCTTGGACTGCTGAGTTTTTTCTTTGCAACAGTGCATGTGGTCTACAGCCTCTGCTTGCCCATGAGGAGATCAGAGCGGTACTTGTTCCTCAACATGGCATATCAACAG GTTCATGCAAATATTGAAAATTCTTGGAATGAGGAAGAAGTGTGGCGAATTGAAATGTATATCTCCTTTGGAATAATGAGTCTTGGATTGCTTTCCTTGCTGGCAGTAACTTCCATCCCTTCAGTAAACAGTGCCTTAAACTGGAGGGAGTTCAATTTTATTCAG TCTACACTTGGATACATTGCTCTGCTTATAAGTACTTTCCATGTACTGATTTATGGATGGAAGAGAGCTTTTGAAGAAGAGTATTACAGATTTTATACACCACCAAATTTTGTTCTTGCCCTTGTTCTGCCTTCCATTGTAATTCTAG ACATGAACTGA